A region from the Hydra vulgaris chromosome 10, alternate assembly HydraT2T_AEP genome encodes:
- the LOC136086411 gene encoding uncharacterized protein LOC136086411 encodes MFKFSKLKDKPKQFKYLCGLTVLQFELLYNCVAPYCHLIEYPDCKGTGTRFLEKKTELFSVLTLCRHALHLGVIGFMAGVSKSTIYRLFTGWVVFLDTIFSEINLKVESTYISLMMPSVFKKTGHGETDIVVDATEFKFQQPTNYDLNTLMFSSYKNCTTGKALIGISPHGSGLLFGDIYPGSVTDNELTKQSHILELVEKEHEVMADRGFSIQDLCASKGIYLNRPSQKSSHQFPHADVAGNFDIASTRIHVERFIGCVRDWSIRNAVWPVQRMDLLSSTWKMLCHVVNLTMRPIGPKPESCN; translated from the coding sequence atgtttaaattttctaaacttaAAGACAAACCAAagcagtttaaatatttatgtggTTTAACTGTCCTGCAATTTGAACTCCTTTATAATTGTGTAGCACCATACTGCCACCTAATTGAATATCCGGATTGCAAAGGTACAGGAACCAGATTCCTTGAAAAGAAAACCGAATTGTTTTCAGTTTTAACATTGTGCAGACATGCACTTCATCTTGGTGTTATTGGATTTATGGCTGGCGTTTCTAAAAGTACCATATATCGTCTTTTCACTGGATGGGTTGTATTTCTAGACACAATATTTTCAGAGATAAACTTAAAAGTCGAAAGCACTTATATTTCCCTGATGATGccttctgtttttaaaaaaactggccACGGTGAAACCGATATTGTTGTGGATGCTACAGAATTTAAGTTTCAACAACCAACCAATTATGACCTTAacactttaatgttttcaaGTTATAAAAACTGTACAACAGGGAAAGCTTTAATTGGAATCTCTCCACATGGGTCAGGTTTGCTTTTTGGAGACATATACCCTGGTTCAGTTACAGATAATGAATTAACAAAACAATCTCATATTTTAGAATTAGTTGAGAAGGAACACGAAGTTATGGCAGATAGAGGGTTTTCAATTCAAGATTTATGCGCTTCAAAAGGAATATATCTGAATCGACCATCTCAAAAATCAAGCCATCAGTTCCCACATGCTGATGTAGCTGGTAATTTTGATATAGCTTCAACCCGTATTCATGTAGAGAGATTCATAGGATGCGTACGTGATTGGTCAATTCGTAATGCGGTGTGGCCAGTACAAAGAATGGACTTACTTTCTTCAACATGGAAAATGTTATGTCATGTTGTAAACCTTACAATGCGCCCCATTGGACCAAAGCCAGAATCTTGtaattaa
- the LOC100202421 gene encoding MAP kinase-activated protein kinase 5 isoform X2 has translation MENDELPIKTTPIEADYIIFWNKKLGSGISGPVRICQSRATNEKFAFKCLVDRPKARIEVDLHWRCRNHPHIVSCVEVYQNDLILPGELHRKKYLIMVLELMEGGELFDQIRKKISFTEMEASDITKQVASAIFHIHSQNIAHRDLKPENLLIKDNSDNIVVKLTDFGFAKIDKGNLVTPQFTPYYVSPQVLEAQRFHRAQKMGNIPIESEPYTYDKSCDIWSLGVIIYIMLCGYPPFYSENPRKQLSQGMKRRIMEGEYDFPAPEWSKISDLAKDVIKRMLVIDSKNRMTIHELIKHPWLNAGITLATVLKSPQKLMLEDSFEKVVIAHSAMLADLRVPDDDLILNPDAIEKNPIILKRRKAQELCLISSDTNDQKCLVPIETSGIKALRDMVAFLYMPPLDKIESPTFEDFLAVLTHEVLKHNVCSKRLEDVLTSEGWNGTAYIHQVNKTILAKNLSDILISFKPH, from the exons ATGGAAAATGATGAATTGCCAATTAAG ACAACACCAATTGAAGCTGATTACATTATATTTTGGAACAAAAAGTTAGGATCTGGTATTAGTGGACCAGTCAG aatttgtcAAAGTAGAGcaacaaatgaaaaatttgcGTTTAAATGCTTGGTTGATCGTCCAAAGGCCAGGATAGaa GTTGACTTGCATTGGAGGTGTCGCAATCATCCTCATATTGTTTCTTGTGTTGAGGTTTATCAAAATGATCTAATCTTACCTGGAGAACTTCATAGaaa aaaGTATTTAATAATGGTTTTGGAACTAATGGAAGGAGGGGAATTATTTGACCAGATTCGTAAAAAGATTAGCTTTACAGAGATGGAAGCAAGTGATATCACTAAGCAG GTAGCTTCTGCCATTTTTCATATTCATTCACAAAATATTGCTCATAGAGACTTGAAGCCTGAAAATTTGCTTATTAAAGATAATAGTGAT aaTATTGTAGTGAAGCTTACAGACTTTGGATTTGCAAAAATTGATAAAGGAAATCTTGTTACTCCCCAGTTTACTCCGTATTATGTGTCTCCCCAA GTTCTCGAAGCCCAAAGATTTCATCGAGCTCAAAAAATGGGAAATATACCTATTGAAAGTGAGCCCTACACATATGATAAG AGTTGTGATATTTGGAGTCTTGGAGTTATCATATACATAATGTTGTGTGGGTACCCTCCATTTTATTCTGAAAATCCACGCAAGCAGTTATCACAAGGTATGAAACGAAGAATAATGGAAGGAGAATATGACTTTCCTGCACCAGAATGGTCAAAAATATCTGACCTAGCCAAAGATGTTATCAAAAG AATGTTAGTAATTGACTCAAAAAATAGAATGACTATTCATGAATTAATCAAACACCCATGGCTAAATGCAGGAATAACTCTAGCAACTGTTTTGAAATCTCCACAAAAACTCATGTTAGAA gACAGTTTTGAGAAAGTTGTGATTGCTCATTCAGCTATGCTTGCTGATTTAAGAGTTCCTGATGATGACTTGATACTGAATCCAGATGCTATTGAAAAGAATCCAATTATCCTTAAACGAAGAAAAGCCCAAGAACT ttgtttgatTTCATCGGATACTAATGACCAGAAATGTCTCGTACCTATTGAAACTTCTGGAATAAAAGCATTGAGAGATATGGTGGCTTTTTTGTACATGCCACCATTGGATAAGATAG aaagtccAACATTTGAAGATTTTCTGGCTGTGTTGACACATGAAGTTCTTAAGCATAATGTCTGTTCAAAGAGATTAGAAGATGTTTTAACCTCTGAAGGTTGGAATG gTACTGCGTATATACATCAAGTCAATAAAACAATATTGGCAAAAAATCTGAGTGATATATTGATAAGTTTCAAGCCACATtaa